In the Glycine max cultivar Williams 82 chromosome 6, Glycine_max_v4.0, whole genome shotgun sequence genome, ATAAAAAGGAGAAGGAGTAGAAGTGAAAGTGGAATTCGTaaatgttatcttgagaaatCATGGACGAAGTATCCAGTAACAGATGCATGACACAAAacctgaagaaaaaataataggcCAAAGGACGGAGGTGTATAGGCCCACTGTCCAAATAGCACCAAAACAACGATCTAAGGACTTAAACAGAATATGGAGAGGCCGACAACCAAAACCCAGGTGTCGCATCACAGTTCTAGTGATCGAAGACGTACATGTGGGACGCACATGCCTGAGAATGATACGTGGAAAAACGACGTGTGTTGAGGTTTCTGATTTCGAAACCTCTAGGGTTGGGCTACGCTGGAAGAGACGACCTATATCTAGGTATCGTTGGAGATAGGTGTGGCAGCGGATGGCGGTGCCGATGATAGACAATGACAAAAGTGCAGAGTGAGATCGTCTCACTCTAAAACCAACTtgacatatttaaaatatgaaaatatacacGAAAAAGGAGCCTCAGTAGCCTCAGCCACCACTGTACCGAgagatgtgtgtgtgtgtgtatatgaaaaattaaaatcaacttcTATAATAAGCTACatagaaatataaaacattaataaaacaCTATCAAACAACAACTTTATCAATACCAAACATAAAATCAAAAGTTGAAACTAACATAGATTATGGTGATGGGGTATCGCAAATAAACAGCGattcaatattaattaataaaagattgacaagaatattgattttattaacttttattataactaatttaattgattatagaCAGACTCAACAAATATTAATGGTTACTTTTGCAAAGAAATATTTACATTACTAGTTGTAAGATATGTATGTTTCACATTACAATGCAGGAGAATGTAATAGTTATCAAATTATGCCTGTCTTAAAAATCTTCTGTGGTAAAGTGATTCGTATATAAATATGAGAGATAAAAAGTTAAAGCATTATTGTGGTGATGATCGAGCACGTGGTTGTGGTAACTTTCGTGGAGAAGTTCGGCAAATTGGGCACGACGCGTTCAGTGGAAGCCATTCATCGATGCATTGTGCATGAAAGCAGTGTCCACATTCTGGTATGGTTTTCACTGTCTCTTTGGGTATGTACTCTGATAGGCATATTGAGCAGGTCTTGTCACCCTTCTTTGGTAAGCCTCTGTTCTCACCTAACACTATTTTTGGGTACGATTCAATTGTGGGCCTGTCGAGGCCCGTGACTGTTGTGGGCCGTGAGCCCGCTAGAGCCTCAAAATCTGGCACCGTTTCATTAGCCCAAGGCCCATCTTGGTTCCCGATTCTTAACCAGCTGTGGATGCACCTCAATACTCCCATGCAGCACAACAAAGCTGTTGCCCCTATGCATATGACTATGGCGTAACGTGCACCATGGGAAATCCCTGTCAGTGTAAAAATTCATGGTTAATCTTTTACAACATGCTAAAAAATCAATGTTCTAACTTCTAAGGTCCCTCATTAATAAAACTTTTATGATGTAAGCCTaaataattttaggaattagAGTACTAGTTAGTtaagaaattcaaaatatttttttttattaaaatttatgtttagaatgcattgaaaattattgtagaAAGTGCATTAatgacaatttttaataatttttctttatcctTAACCAATGCCTTAAATGTATGGTTAGCATTTACCATAATTTTATgactattttcttaaaaatatgctCAATGATAACTCATAGGAAAATTTCATCACTTATTAATGGAGCTCTTATATTGAGACTCACATTTTATGGAGTGAGTGGTAGTACATGGTTTACCTTTTGAAGGGACAAGGGAACAATCAAGCTCAAAAGTCTCGTTGCTCTTGAATCCGCACCGTCCACCGTGCGACTCGCACCTCCCGCACGACGGCGAGTCCCACGAGAATCGCAGATCGTCGCTGAGTTCTGACGACGTCACTCGATCATTAAACGGCGACTGAACCGGCACCGTCACCGTCGCCACCAAGTCACACACAGACGACAAGTGTCCAAACACAGTCGAAGAAGGCGTCGCAAAAACGAGGTACTTGGGAGAATCGCTGAGACAACTTATTGGACGGTAACGACGGACGAGGTACTCCAAGTTGAAGGAGCAGTTGAAGAAGGTGAATTTTTGGCGGTAAACAGCGTCGAAGGGAGAGGCGGAGAGGTTAAGAGAGAGGAGGCGTTTGGGGAGGCAGTTGTTGGGGTCGTTCACCCATAGTTGCTGCGCGGCATAGTTTATTCTTTGGATTCTGAGTTCTTCGCCGCAGTAAGATAGGTTAAGTAGTGTTTGGCCGTTGTGGTTGCAAGAAACGCTGAACCCTGGGTGGCCACATGAATTCTCTTGCTCTCCCTCTATGCGGAACGGGAATCGGATTACTGGCTCGTGAGTTTGGCAAACGCTGTCTAAACATGCTTCTATACTTGCTAGTGCTATTGCTATCTGGGATGGGTTCAAGAGGATGAAGAGGAAGAGTTTGAGTATGGTATTGGGAATTTTCATGTTTGGGAAAGCAGTTCTGTTCACTTTGGGTTGGGGTGAATTTTGATCTTGTTGTCGAATATGGGTGGTGCTGGACTATTGAATTAGAATATTGATATAacgatatttaattatttacatatcatatatatatataccaatcaacgtcatgataaaaaaaaatataccaatCAAACTTCTCATTTCATTTGCTTGTATTTTTTAGCCAATCAATATAAAAGAGAGGTTAGTGTGGATAACGTACTGGGGACGGGTTTTACT is a window encoding:
- the LOC100818969 gene encoding RING-H2 finger protein ATL20-like precursor; protein product: MKIPNTILKLFLFILLNPSQIAIALASIEACLDSVCQTHEPVIRFPFRIEGEQENSCGHPGFSVSCNHNGQTLLNLSYCGEELRIQRINYAAQQLWVNDPNNCLPKRLLSLNLSASPFDAVYRQKFTFFNCSFNLEYLVRRYRPISCLSDSPKYLVFATPSSTVFGHLSSVCDLVATVTVPVQSPFNDRVTSSELSDDLRFSWDSPSCGRCESHGGRCGFKSNETFELDCSLVPSKGISHGARYAIVICIGATALLCCMGVLRCIHSWLRIGNQDGPWANETVPDFEALAGSRPTTVTGLDRPTIESYPKIVLGENRGLPKKGDKTCSICLSEYIPKETVKTIPECGHCFHAQCIDEWLPLNASCPICRTSPRKLPQPRARSSPQ